A portion of the Anabas testudineus chromosome 22, fAnaTes1.2, whole genome shotgun sequence genome contains these proteins:
- the ank1b gene encoding ankyrin-1 isoform X4 gives MVDLLQHGAQLLQLLVVEVAQLGARHLLLPQCLDLRLDLLVLLLQVVNLVDVVDKAVIEPLELLFLVRPLVVSVQDGGLTVINAVGRAQDSGAVCPGCRHIHGPLVRRGHGGAGTCPGPGLGAKTAGGCAAGAAVAVARRPSIHNSPEGASYRVHRADAATSFLRAARSGNLDKALDHIKNGIDINTANQNGLNGLHLASKEGHVKMVLELLHSGIELEATTKKGNTALHIAALAGQEKVVAELVHCGANVNAQSHKGFSPLYMAAQENHLEVVKFLLENGANQSLPTEDGFTPLAVALQQGHENVVALLINYGTKGKVRLPALHIAARNDDTRTAAVLLQNDPNPDVLSKTGFTPLHIAAHYENMSVAQLLLNRGANVNFTPKNGITPLHIASRRGNVMMVRLLLDRGAQIDAKTKDELTPLHCAARNGHVRIIEILLEHGAPIQAKTKNGLSPIHMAAQGDHMDCVRQLLQYNAEIDDITLDHLTPLHVAAHCGHHRMAKVLLDKGAKANARALNGFTPLHIACKKNHMRSMDLLLKHSASLEAVTESGLTPLHVAAFMGHLNIVKNLLQRGASPNASNVKVETPLHMASRAGHCEVAQFLLQNTAQVDAKAKDDQTPLHCAARMGHKELVKLLLEHKANPDSATTAGHTPLHISAREGHVQTIRILLDAGAQQIKMTKKGFTPLHVASKYGKVDVAELLLERGANPNAAGKNGLTPLHVAVHHNNLDVVKLLVSKGGSAHSTARNGYTPLHIAAKQNQMEVASCLLQNGASPNSESLQGITPLHLASQEGRPDMVALLISKQANVNLGNKNGLTPLHLVAQEGHVGIADTLVKQGASVYAASRMGYTPLHVACHYGNIKMVKFLLQQQAHVNSKTRMGYTPLHQAAQQGHTDIVTLLLKHGAQPNEITSNGTSPLGIAKRLGYISVIDVLKLVTEESVSAITTEKHRMSFPETVDEILDVSEDEGVAQLTLGDELLGMDGARYLKLDDFKDQDDDFLSPKKTLRDFEGGMGTTPYSPAIPRIPCVSPETVMLDQHTPVPLPKEYDEDSLIPSSPATETSDNVSPVASPIHTGFLVSFMVDARGGSMRGSRHHGLRVIIPPRTCAAPTRITCRLVKPQKLTTPPPLVEGEGLASRIISLGPSSMQFLGPVIVEIPHFASLGRGDRELVVLRSENGSVWKEHRNRYGDEVLETILNGMDEDLESQEELEKKRIRRIISTDFPLYFAVVSRIQQESDLIGPEGGRLTSKLVPQVEAIFPETAVTKRVRLGLQAQPIPDELLTRQLGNQATFSPVVTIEPRRRKFHRPIGLCIPLPPSWRESPRDAGEGDTTSLRLLCSVIGGTAPAQWEDITGTTKLMYAHNCANFTTNVSARFWLADCPRTAEAVTFANLLYRELMAVPYMARFVIFAKMNEAREGRLRCYCMTDDKMDKTLELHENFTEVARSRDIELMEGMPLHLECSGNLVPIRKATQQPRSFSFQAFRDNRLPVSVKVRDSNKDATGFLSFLRKCTKYEDTQHVLCNLNITMPPCVKVVGSEERRRTLTPLALRERYSALNEPSVATVNAMERTEIKINIIAEQLGLSWAELARELQFGVDDINRIRVENPNSLLDQSSALLNLWASREGKRAKMESLYTALRNIDRADIVTSLEGPAPQPAPGSLEEGACRPSDRDSTLLSPSAINGYGLVQEELLSPASMQYSLPSPLGVEPYWQEVSSLECAPIAMTEEDTLMEMSDVQVWPAGVSPSLVTVEDSSLEGSSRADDSEGATLSLPCSLGRPGSGASGASGSIMELEEEEEEEEEEGEVEEEEAPPEPASALAERDRVRASGAVPKVNLNGQLGGQRSDGRRGEALAAGGGAKGGGVGLGSVEGISVVAGQQVYAQRCEVSGIHRAAEHNGENRVVGGGAFQPYLSDKDSLQSWVGSVSSGRDGSVPGLHMAQEALLTPREEKGDYTAEAQFVDERGNVLARKVGVDVRRGAQSVQRTSLRRIKH, from the exons GCTGATGCAGCCACCAGTTTTCTACGTGCAGCTCGTTCAGGGAACCTGGACAAGGCTCTGGATCACATCAAGAATGGAATCGACATCAACACAGCTAATCAA aaTGGACTCAATGGTTTACACCTGGCTTCTAAAGAAGGTCACGTCAAAATGGTCCTTGAGCTGCTACACTCGGGCATTGAACTGGAAGCCACCACCAAG AAAGGGAACACCGCTCTCCATATCGCAGCGCTGGCAGGGCAGGAGAAAGTCGTGGCTGAGCTTGTCCACTGTGGTGCCAACGTCAATGCCCAGTCACAT AAAGGATTCAGTCCTCTCTACATGGCAGCACAGGAGAATCACTTAGAGGTGGTTAAGTTTCTGCTCGAGAACGGTGCCAATCAAAGTCTCCCAACTGAG GATGGCTTCACTCCCCTGGCAGTGGCCCTCCAGCAGGGCCATGAAAATGTTGTAGCACTGCTCATCAACTATGGCACCAAGGGCAAGGTCCGACTCCCTGCGCTTCACATTGCCGCACGAAACGACGACACCCGCACCGCTGCAGTACTCCTGCAGAACGACCCCAACCCTGACGTACTCAGCAAG accGGTTTTACACCTCTCCATATTGCAGCCCACTATGAGAATATGAGCGTagcccagctgctgctgaacaggGGAGCCAATGTAAACTTCACACCCAAG AATGGCATCACACCCCTTCATATAGCCTCCAGGAGGGGCAATGTGATGATGGTGAGACTATTGCTGGACAGAGGGGCACAGATCGATGCTAAAACTAAG GATGAGCTAACTCCTCTCCACTGTGCAGCCAGGAATGGTCACGTTCGAATTATTGAGATCCTGCTGGAACACGGTGCTCCCATCCAGGCTAAAACCAAG AATGGTCTGTCTCCCATCCACATGGCAGCTCAGGGGGATCACATGGACTGTGTCAGGCAGCTACTCCAGTACAATGCTGAGATTGATGATATAACGCTCGATCATTTAACCCCTCTTCATGTAGCAGCCCACTGCGGTCACCATCGCATGGCCAAAGTCCTACTGGACAAGGGGGCAAAAGCCAATGCACGTGCTCTA AATGGCTTCACACCCCTCCATATCGCCTGCAAGAAGAACCACATGCGGTCCATGGACCTGCTGCTTAAGCACTCGGCCTCCTTGGAAGCTGTCACAGAG tcGGGTCTCACTCCTCTCCATGTAGCAGCATTCATGGGCCATCTGAACATAGTGAAGAACCTGCTCCAAAGGGGAGCTTCACCTAATGCTTCCAATGTG AAAGTGGAAACGCCCCTCCACATGGCCTCCAGAGCAGGACACTGTGAAGTTGCTCAGTTCCTGCTGCAGAACACGGCGCAAGTGGATGCCAAGGCTAAG gatGACCAGACACCCCTACACTGTGCAGCTCGAATGGGCCACAAGGAGCTTGTTAAGCTGCTGCTTGAGCATAAGGCCAACCCAGACTCGGCTACAACTGCAGGGCACACACCCTTACACATTTCTGCACGTGAAGGGCATGTCCAAACCATTCGAATCCTGTTGGATGCTGGAGCACAGCAAATCAAGATGACAAAG AAAGGCTTCACACCTCTTCACGTGGCCTCTAAATATGGAAAGGTGGACGTGGCAGAACTTCTTCTGGAGAGAGGAGCCAACCCGAATGCAGCTGGAAAG aaTGGTCTGACACCCCTTCATGTGGCCGTCCATCACAACAACCTGGATGTTGTTAAACTCCTGGTCAGCAAGGGAGGATCTGCACACAGCACTGCCCGA AACGGCTACACTCCCCTGCACATAGCGGCCAAGCAGAACCAGATGGAGGTGGCCAGTTGTCTGCTGCAGAATGGGGCATCACCCAATTCTGAGTCGCTCCAAGGCATTACGCCCCTACACCTGGCATCACAGGAGGGACGACCCGACATGGTGGCTCTGCTCATCTCCAAACAGGCCAACGTAAATCTAGGAAACAAG AATGGACTGACCCCTCTGCATCTTGTAGCTCAGGAGGGACATGTAGGCATCGCTGACACATTGGTCAAACAGGGAGCTTCTGTTTATGCTGCTTCACGA ATGGGCTACACACCACTTCATGTGGCCTGTCACTATGGCAACATCAAGATGGTGAAGTTccttctgcagcagcaggctCATGTGAACAGCAAGACAAGG ATGGGCTACACCCCTCTGCACCAGGCAGCTCAGCAAGGCCATACTGATATTGTCACGCTGTTGTTAAAACACGGAGCCCAGCCCAATGAGATTACTTCA AATGGGACGTCTCCTTTGGGCATTGCTAAGCGACTCGGTTATATCTCTGTCATTGATGTGCTGAAGCTGGTTACTGAGGAGTCTGTGTCTGCG ATCACTACAGAGAAACATCGGATGAGTTTCCCTGAGACCGTAGATGAAATTTTGGATGTTTCAGAGGATGAAG GAGTTGCCCAGCTAACCTTAG GTGACGAGTTGCTGGGGATGGATGGAGCACGCTACTTGAAGCTTGATGACTTCAAGGACCAAGACGATGACTTCCTCTCTCCTAAGAAAACCCTTAGAGACTTTGAAGGTGGCATGGGTACCAC GCCATATTCTCCTGCCATTCCCAGGATCCCCTGTGTGTCCCCAGAGACAGTCATGTTGGATCAG CACACCCCTGTCCCACTGCCTAAGGAGTATGATGAAGACTCTCTTATCCCGAGCAGCCCGGCTACAGAGACTTCAGACAATGTCAGCCCTGTGGCCAGCCCTATTCACACAGG CTTTCTGGTGAGTTTCATGGTGGATGCTCGAGGAGGCTCCATGCGAGGCAGCAGACACCACGGCCTGCGGGTTATCATTCCTCCTCGAACCTGTGCCGCACCGACACGCATCACCTGCCGCCTGGTCAAACCTCAGAAACTGACCACACCTCCACCACTGGTAGAGGGAGAGGGGCTTGCTAGTCGTATCATTTCCCTAGGGCCATCCAGTATGCAGTTCCTTGG GCCAGTAATAGTCGAAATCCCCCACTTTGCCTCACTGGGCCGAGGGGACCGAGAGCTCGTGGTCCTCCGCAGTGAAAATGGCTCAGTCTGGAAGGAACATCGCAATCGCTACGGTGACGAAGTGCTTGAAACTATTCTGAATGGCATGGATGAAG ATCTGGAGAGTCaagaagagctggagaagaagAGAATACGTCGCATTATCTCCACTGACTTTCCCCTCTACTTCGCTGTGGTCTCCCGCATACAGCAGGAGAGTGATTTGATTGGTCCAGAGGGCGGCCGGCTGACCAGTAAGCTAGTGCCCCAAGTCGAGGCCATTTTTCCCGAGACAGCCGTCACCAAGAGAGTGAGACTAGGACTTCAG GCGCAGCCAATTCCTGATGAACTGCTGACTCGGCAGCTTGGTAACCAGGCAACCTTCAGCCCAGTGGTTACCATTGAACCACGCAGGCGCAAATTCCACCGTCCAATTGGATTATGCATCCCATTGCCACCATCCTGGAGGGAGAGTCCTCGGGATGCTGGGGAGGGTGACACCACCAGCTTGCGCCTCCTCTGCAGTGTCATTG GTGGAACAGCACCAGCTCAGTGGGAAGACATCACTGGAACCACCAAGCTGATGTACGCCCATAACTGTGCCAACTTTACCACCAATGTTTCAGCAAG ATTCTGGCTAGCAGACTGTCCACGCACCGCAGAGGCAGTGACTTTTGCAAACTTACTGTACCGGGAGTTAATGGCCGTTCCATATATGGCcagatttgttatttttgccAAGATGAATGAAGCACGTGAGGGACGCTTGCGCTGTTACTGCATGACAGATGACAAGATGGACAAAACGTTGGAGCTGCACGAGAACTTCACAGAAGTTGCTCGCAGTAGAGACATTGAG CTGATGGAGGGCATGCCGTTGCATCTGGAGTGCTCCGGGAACCTGGTGCCCATCAGAAAGGCCACCCAGCAGCCTCGAAGCTTCAGCTTCCAAGCCTTCCGAGATAACAGACTACCTGTCTCTGTCAAG GTCAGAGACAGTAACAAGGATGCCACTGGGTTCTTATCCTTTCTGCGTAAATGCACCAAGTACGAGGACACACAGCATGTACTGTGTAATCTTAACATAACCATGCCACCATGTGTGAAG GTTGTTGGAAGTGAGGAGCGCCGGAGAACTTTAACCCCTCTCGCCCTGAGAGAACGTTACAGCGCACTGAACGAGCCGAGTGTGG CCACAGTCAATGCCATGGAGAGGACTGAGATCAAAATCAATATCATAGCTGAGCAGCTCGGGTTGAGCTGGGCAG AGTTGGCAAGAGAGCTTCAGTTTGGAGTGGACGATATCAACAGAATCCGTGTGGAAAATCCCAACTCGCTGCTTGACCAGAGTTCTGCCTTGCTCAACTTGTGGGCCAGCAGAGAGGGCAAAAGGGCTAAAA TGGAAAGCCTGTACACTGCTCTGAGGAACATTGATCGTGCAGACATTGTAACTTCTCtggagggtccagctccacagCCAGCACCCGGTTCTTTGGAAGAGGGTGCCTGTCGGCCCAGTGACCGTGATTCCACACTGCTGTCTCCCAGTGCCATCAATG GTTATGGGCTGGTGCAGGAGGAGCTTCTGTCCCCGGCCTCCATGCAGTACAGCCTGCCCTCTCCCCTGGGCGTGGAGCCTTATTGGCAGGAAGTCTCCAGCCTCGAGTGTGCCCCCATTGCAATGACAGAGGAAGACACATTAATGGAGATGTCGGACGTTCAGGTGTGGCCAGCAGGAGTCAGTCCATCGCTGGTGACAGTGGAGGATTCATCACTGGAGGGCAGCAGTCGGGCTGATGACTCTGAGGGCGCCACACTCTCCCTTCCTTGCAGCTTGGGTCGCCCAGGCAGTGGAGCCAGTGGGGCCAGTGGTTCCATCATGGAgctggaagaggaagaggaggaggaggaggaggaaggggaagttgaggaggaggaggcgccACCGGAGCCAGCAAGTGCACTGGCAGAAAGGGACAGAGTGAGGGCCAGTGGCGCCGTTCCCAAGGTCAACCTAAATGGCCAGCTGGGAGGTCAGAGGTCGGATGGTAGGAGAGGGGAGGCTcttgcagcaggaggaggagcaaaAGGAGGAGGTGTAGGGCTGGGTTCAGTGGAAGGGATTTCTGTTGTTGCAGGCCAGCAGGTATATGCTCAGCGGTGCGAGGTGTCGGGGATACATCGGGCTGCAGAGCACAATGGAGAAAACCG GGTGGTGGGAGGCGGAGCATTTCAACCCTACTTATCAGACAAGGACTCCCTGCAGAGCTGGGTGGGCTCGGTGTCATCGGGACGTGACGGCAGCGTGCCAGGCTTGCACATGGCCCAGGAGGCTCTGCTGACTCCG agagaggagaaaggggaCTATACTGCTGAGGCGCAGTTTGTTGATGAACGTGGAAATGTTCTTGCTAGAAAG GTGGGGGTGGATGTGAGAAGGGGTGCTCAGTCAGTGCAGCGCACCAGTCTGCGGAgaattaaacactga
- the ank1b gene encoding ankyrin-1 isoform X5: protein MVDLLQHGAQLLQLLVVEVAQLGARHLLLPQCLDLRLDLLVLLLQVVNLVDVVDKAVIEPLELLFLVRPLVVSVQDGGLTVINAVGRAQDSGAVCPGCRHIHGPLVRRGHGGAGTCPGPGLGAKTAGGCAAGAAVAVARRPSIHNSPEGASYRVHRADAATSFLRAARSGNLDKALDHIKNGIDINTANQNGLNGLHLASKEGHVKMVLELLHSGIELEATTKKGNTALHIAALAGQEKVVAELVHCGANVNAQSHKGFSPLYMAAQENHLEVVKFLLENGANQSLPTEDGFTPLAVALQQGHENVVALLINYGTKGKVRLPALHIAARNDDTRTAAVLLQNDPNPDVLSKTGFTPLHIAAHYENMSVAQLLLNRGANVNFTPKNGITPLHIASRRGNVMMVRLLLDRGAQIDAKTKDELTPLHCAARNGHVRIIEILLEHGAPIQAKTKNGLSPIHMAAQGDHMDCVRQLLQYNAEIDDITLDHLTPLHVAAHCGHHRMAKVLLDKGAKANARALNGFTPLHIACKKNHMRSMDLLLKHSASLEAVTESGLTPLHVAAFMGHLNIVKNLLQRGASPNASNVKVETPLHMASRAGHCEVAQFLLQNTAQVDAKAKDDQTPLHCAARMGHKELVKLLLEHKANPDSATTAGHTPLHISAREGHVQTIRILLDAGAQQIKMTKKGFTPLHVASKYGKVDVAELLLERGANPNAAGKNGLTPLHVAVHHNNLDVVKLLVSKGGSAHSTARNGYTPLHIAAKQNQMEVASCLLQNGASPNSESLQGITPLHLASQEGRPDMVALLISKQANVNLGNKNGLTPLHLVAQEGHVGIADTLVKQGASVYAASRMGYTPLHVACHYGNIKMVKFLLQQQAHVNSKTRMGYTPLHQAAQQGHTDIVTLLLKHGAQPNEITSNGTSPLGIAKRLGYISVIDVLKLVTEESVSAITTEKHRMSFPETVDEILDVSEDEGVAQLTLGDELLGMDGARYLKLDDFKDQDDDFLSPKKTLRDFEGGMGTTPYSPAIPRIPCVSPETVMLDQHTPVPLPKEYDEDSLIPSSPATETSDNVSPVASPIHTGFLVSFMVDARGGSMRGSRHHGLRVIIPPRTCAAPTRITCRLVKPQKLTTPPPLVEGEGLASRIISLGPSSMQFLGPVIVEIPHFASLGRGDRELVVLRSENGSVWKEHRNRYGDEVLETILNGMDEDLESQEELEKKRIRRIISTDFPLYFAVVSRIQQESDLIGPEGGRLTSKLVPQVEAIFPETAVTKRVRLGLQAQPIPDELLTRQLGNQATFSPVVTIEPRRRKFHRPIGLCIPLPPSWRESPRDAGEGDTTSLRLLCSVIGGTAPAQWEDITGTTKLMYAHNCANFTTNVSARFWLADCPRTAEAVTFANLLYRELMAVPYMARFVIFAKMNEAREGRLRCYCMTDDKMDKTLELHENFTEVARSRDIELMEGMPLHLECSGNLVPIRKATQQPRSFSFQAFRDNRLPVSVKVRDSNKDATGFLSFLRKCTKYEDTQHVLCNLNITMPPCVKVVGSEERRRTLTPLALRERYSALNEPSVATVNAMERTEIKINIIAEQLGLSWAELARELQFGVDDINRIRVENPNSLLDQSSALLNLWASREGKRAKMESLYTALRNIDRADIVTSLEGPAPQPAPGSLEEGACRPSDRDSTLLSPSAINGYGLVQEELLSPASMQYSLPSPLGVEPYWQEVSSLECAPIAMTEEDTLMEMSDVQVWPAGVSPSLVTVEDSSLEGSSRADDSEGATLSLPCSLGRPGSGASGASGSIMELEEEEEEEEEEGEVEEEEAPPEPASALAERDRVRASGAVPKVNLNGQLGGQRSDGRRGEALAAGGGAKGGGVGLGSVEGISVVAGQQVYAQRCEVSGIHRAAEHNGENRVVGGGAFQPYLSDKDSLQSWVGSVSSGRDGSVPGLHMAQEALLTPREEKGDYTAEAQFVDERGNVLARKDRKATAKSSSTETQPGRKGK, encoded by the exons GCTGATGCAGCCACCAGTTTTCTACGTGCAGCTCGTTCAGGGAACCTGGACAAGGCTCTGGATCACATCAAGAATGGAATCGACATCAACACAGCTAATCAA aaTGGACTCAATGGTTTACACCTGGCTTCTAAAGAAGGTCACGTCAAAATGGTCCTTGAGCTGCTACACTCGGGCATTGAACTGGAAGCCACCACCAAG AAAGGGAACACCGCTCTCCATATCGCAGCGCTGGCAGGGCAGGAGAAAGTCGTGGCTGAGCTTGTCCACTGTGGTGCCAACGTCAATGCCCAGTCACAT AAAGGATTCAGTCCTCTCTACATGGCAGCACAGGAGAATCACTTAGAGGTGGTTAAGTTTCTGCTCGAGAACGGTGCCAATCAAAGTCTCCCAACTGAG GATGGCTTCACTCCCCTGGCAGTGGCCCTCCAGCAGGGCCATGAAAATGTTGTAGCACTGCTCATCAACTATGGCACCAAGGGCAAGGTCCGACTCCCTGCGCTTCACATTGCCGCACGAAACGACGACACCCGCACCGCTGCAGTACTCCTGCAGAACGACCCCAACCCTGACGTACTCAGCAAG accGGTTTTACACCTCTCCATATTGCAGCCCACTATGAGAATATGAGCGTagcccagctgctgctgaacaggGGAGCCAATGTAAACTTCACACCCAAG AATGGCATCACACCCCTTCATATAGCCTCCAGGAGGGGCAATGTGATGATGGTGAGACTATTGCTGGACAGAGGGGCACAGATCGATGCTAAAACTAAG GATGAGCTAACTCCTCTCCACTGTGCAGCCAGGAATGGTCACGTTCGAATTATTGAGATCCTGCTGGAACACGGTGCTCCCATCCAGGCTAAAACCAAG AATGGTCTGTCTCCCATCCACATGGCAGCTCAGGGGGATCACATGGACTGTGTCAGGCAGCTACTCCAGTACAATGCTGAGATTGATGATATAACGCTCGATCATTTAACCCCTCTTCATGTAGCAGCCCACTGCGGTCACCATCGCATGGCCAAAGTCCTACTGGACAAGGGGGCAAAAGCCAATGCACGTGCTCTA AATGGCTTCACACCCCTCCATATCGCCTGCAAGAAGAACCACATGCGGTCCATGGACCTGCTGCTTAAGCACTCGGCCTCCTTGGAAGCTGTCACAGAG tcGGGTCTCACTCCTCTCCATGTAGCAGCATTCATGGGCCATCTGAACATAGTGAAGAACCTGCTCCAAAGGGGAGCTTCACCTAATGCTTCCAATGTG AAAGTGGAAACGCCCCTCCACATGGCCTCCAGAGCAGGACACTGTGAAGTTGCTCAGTTCCTGCTGCAGAACACGGCGCAAGTGGATGCCAAGGCTAAG gatGACCAGACACCCCTACACTGTGCAGCTCGAATGGGCCACAAGGAGCTTGTTAAGCTGCTGCTTGAGCATAAGGCCAACCCAGACTCGGCTACAACTGCAGGGCACACACCCTTACACATTTCTGCACGTGAAGGGCATGTCCAAACCATTCGAATCCTGTTGGATGCTGGAGCACAGCAAATCAAGATGACAAAG AAAGGCTTCACACCTCTTCACGTGGCCTCTAAATATGGAAAGGTGGACGTGGCAGAACTTCTTCTGGAGAGAGGAGCCAACCCGAATGCAGCTGGAAAG aaTGGTCTGACACCCCTTCATGTGGCCGTCCATCACAACAACCTGGATGTTGTTAAACTCCTGGTCAGCAAGGGAGGATCTGCACACAGCACTGCCCGA AACGGCTACACTCCCCTGCACATAGCGGCCAAGCAGAACCAGATGGAGGTGGCCAGTTGTCTGCTGCAGAATGGGGCATCACCCAATTCTGAGTCGCTCCAAGGCATTACGCCCCTACACCTGGCATCACAGGAGGGACGACCCGACATGGTGGCTCTGCTCATCTCCAAACAGGCCAACGTAAATCTAGGAAACAAG AATGGACTGACCCCTCTGCATCTTGTAGCTCAGGAGGGACATGTAGGCATCGCTGACACATTGGTCAAACAGGGAGCTTCTGTTTATGCTGCTTCACGA ATGGGCTACACACCACTTCATGTGGCCTGTCACTATGGCAACATCAAGATGGTGAAGTTccttctgcagcagcaggctCATGTGAACAGCAAGACAAGG ATGGGCTACACCCCTCTGCACCAGGCAGCTCAGCAAGGCCATACTGATATTGTCACGCTGTTGTTAAAACACGGAGCCCAGCCCAATGAGATTACTTCA AATGGGACGTCTCCTTTGGGCATTGCTAAGCGACTCGGTTATATCTCTGTCATTGATGTGCTGAAGCTGGTTACTGAGGAGTCTGTGTCTGCG ATCACTACAGAGAAACATCGGATGAGTTTCCCTGAGACCGTAGATGAAATTTTGGATGTTTCAGAGGATGAAG GAGTTGCCCAGCTAACCTTAG GTGACGAGTTGCTGGGGATGGATGGAGCACGCTACTTGAAGCTTGATGACTTCAAGGACCAAGACGATGACTTCCTCTCTCCTAAGAAAACCCTTAGAGACTTTGAAGGTGGCATGGGTACCAC GCCATATTCTCCTGCCATTCCCAGGATCCCCTGTGTGTCCCCAGAGACAGTCATGTTGGATCAG CACACCCCTGTCCCACTGCCTAAGGAGTATGATGAAGACTCTCTTATCCCGAGCAGCCCGGCTACAGAGACTTCAGACAATGTCAGCCCTGTGGCCAGCCCTATTCACACAGG CTTTCTGGTGAGTTTCATGGTGGATGCTCGAGGAGGCTCCATGCGAGGCAGCAGACACCACGGCCTGCGGGTTATCATTCCTCCTCGAACCTGTGCCGCACCGACACGCATCACCTGCCGCCTGGTCAAACCTCAGAAACTGACCACACCTCCACCACTGGTAGAGGGAGAGGGGCTTGCTAGTCGTATCATTTCCCTAGGGCCATCCAGTATGCAGTTCCTTGG GCCAGTAATAGTCGAAATCCCCCACTTTGCCTCACTGGGCCGAGGGGACCGAGAGCTCGTGGTCCTCCGCAGTGAAAATGGCTCAGTCTGGAAGGAACATCGCAATCGCTACGGTGACGAAGTGCTTGAAACTATTCTGAATGGCATGGATGAAG ATCTGGAGAGTCaagaagagctggagaagaagAGAATACGTCGCATTATCTCCACTGACTTTCCCCTCTACTTCGCTGTGGTCTCCCGCATACAGCAGGAGAGTGATTTGATTGGTCCAGAGGGCGGCCGGCTGACCAGTAAGCTAGTGCCCCAAGTCGAGGCCATTTTTCCCGAGACAGCCGTCACCAAGAGAGTGAGACTAGGACTTCAG GCGCAGCCAATTCCTGATGAACTGCTGACTCGGCAGCTTGGTAACCAGGCAACCTTCAGCCCAGTGGTTACCATTGAACCACGCAGGCGCAAATTCCACCGTCCAATTGGATTATGCATCCCATTGCCACCATCCTGGAGGGAGAGTCCTCGGGATGCTGGGGAGGGTGACACCACCAGCTTGCGCCTCCTCTGCAGTGTCATTG GTGGAACAGCACCAGCTCAGTGGGAAGACATCACTGGAACCACCAAGCTGATGTACGCCCATAACTGTGCCAACTTTACCACCAATGTTTCAGCAAG ATTCTGGCTAGCAGACTGTCCACGCACCGCAGAGGCAGTGACTTTTGCAAACTTACTGTACCGGGAGTTAATGGCCGTTCCATATATGGCcagatttgttatttttgccAAGATGAATGAAGCACGTGAGGGACGCTTGCGCTGTTACTGCATGACAGATGACAAGATGGACAAAACGTTGGAGCTGCACGAGAACTTCACAGAAGTTGCTCGCAGTAGAGACATTGAG CTGATGGAGGGCATGCCGTTGCATCTGGAGTGCTCCGGGAACCTGGTGCCCATCAGAAAGGCCACCCAGCAGCCTCGAAGCTTCAGCTTCCAAGCCTTCCGAGATAACAGACTACCTGTCTCTGTCAAG GTCAGAGACAGTAACAAGGATGCCACTGGGTTCTTATCCTTTCTGCGTAAATGCACCAAGTACGAGGACACACAGCATGTACTGTGTAATCTTAACATAACCATGCCACCATGTGTGAAG GTTGTTGGAAGTGAGGAGCGCCGGAGAACTTTAACCCCTCTCGCCCTGAGAGAACGTTACAGCGCACTGAACGAGCCGAGTGTGG CCACAGTCAATGCCATGGAGAGGACTGAGATCAAAATCAATATCATAGCTGAGCAGCTCGGGTTGAGCTGGGCAG AGTTGGCAAGAGAGCTTCAGTTTGGAGTGGACGATATCAACAGAATCCGTGTGGAAAATCCCAACTCGCTGCTTGACCAGAGTTCTGCCTTGCTCAACTTGTGGGCCAGCAGAGAGGGCAAAAGGGCTAAAA TGGAAAGCCTGTACACTGCTCTGAGGAACATTGATCGTGCAGACATTGTAACTTCTCtggagggtccagctccacagCCAGCACCCGGTTCTTTGGAAGAGGGTGCCTGTCGGCCCAGTGACCGTGATTCCACACTGCTGTCTCCCAGTGCCATCAATG GTTATGGGCTGGTGCAGGAGGAGCTTCTGTCCCCGGCCTCCATGCAGTACAGCCTGCCCTCTCCCCTGGGCGTGGAGCCTTATTGGCAGGAAGTCTCCAGCCTCGAGTGTGCCCCCATTGCAATGACAGAGGAAGACACATTAATGGAGATGTCGGACGTTCAGGTGTGGCCAGCAGGAGTCAGTCCATCGCTGGTGACAGTGGAGGATTCATCACTGGAGGGCAGCAGTCGGGCTGATGACTCTGAGGGCGCCACACTCTCCCTTCCTTGCAGCTTGGGTCGCCCAGGCAGTGGAGCCAGTGGGGCCAGTGGTTCCATCATGGAgctggaagaggaagaggaggaggaggaggaggaaggggaagttgaggaggaggaggcgccACCGGAGCCAGCAAGTGCACTGGCAGAAAGGGACAGAGTGAGGGCCAGTGGCGCCGTTCCCAAGGTCAACCTAAATGGCCAGCTGGGAGGTCAGAGGTCGGATGGTAGGAGAGGGGAGGCTcttgcagcaggaggaggagcaaaAGGAGGAGGTGTAGGGCTGGGTTCAGTGGAAGGGATTTCTGTTGTTGCAGGCCAGCAGGTATATGCTCAGCGGTGCGAGGTGTCGGGGATACATCGGGCTGCAGAGCACAATGGAGAAAACCG GGTGGTGGGAGGCGGAGCATTTCAACCCTACTTATCAGACAAGGACTCCCTGCAGAGCTGGGTGGGCTCGGTGTCATCGGGACGTGACGGCAGCGTGCCAGGCTTGCACATGGCCCAGGAGGCTCTGCTGACTCCG agagaggagaaaggggaCTATACTGCTGAGGCGCAGTTTGTTGATGAACGTGGAAATGTTCTTGCTAGAAAG GACCGGAAAGCCACTGCCAAATCATCCTCCACCGAAACACAACCAGGCCGCAAAGGAAAATGA